The window ACTTAGTCATATCAGTTCCGTTTCTAAGTCTCAAGACGTAAGCCTTCTCCAAAAATACAAAGTTGGCTTTGAGTGGTCATACTCTGCAAATTCTCTTTACTCTATCGCAAGCGGCATAGCCAATCCAGGACAAATTGTCCACCTCCGTGACCATCATAGAAGTTTTGGCGACATTATAGAATTTTCAAACACTGAATTCTATGAGGGAAAGCTGCGAATAGCAACTGACTATAAAAGATTAAACACACCTGGAAATGAGGCACCCGGCGTACGGTGGGTCGATGTCTCCGGCAAAACTATCCGACCATCCACAGGGGGAGCATACAATAATCAGGAAATTGAAAAAGTAATCTCAGAATTAAAGCATTTAATCGTTGAAAATGGATATTGTGGAAGCGTTGGGGTAGTTACCCCCTTCAAGTCTCAAGCCGAAAAAATACGGGAAATAATTGAAAAAACTCCATCTTTAAAAGATTATCTGCATTTAAAAAATGATTTTCTTGTTGATACTGTGCACAAATTTCAGGGAGATGAAAGAGATGTCATGATATTCTCCCCTGTGATTTCTCAAGATACGCCACTGAGTGCCATCTCTTTTTTAAATAATACTGGCAATCTGTTCAATGTCGCAATAACAAGGGCGAGGTCTATGTTAATTGTTGTAGGAGATATGCAATACTGTTCGGAATGTAAAATTTCTTATATGGAACATTTTGTTGATTATATAAGAAAACATCTCCATGTCGAAAAACCACTATCGACTTTAACATGTTATGAAAGCAGAGAATATCCTCGCGTCGATAATCCAGAACAAGTCTCGGATTGGGAACGCTATTTCTATACTGAGTTGTTTGACGCAGGAATCAAAACGGTTCCTCAGTATCCAGTGGACAAATACAAACTTGATTTAGCGTTATTTTTTAAAGACCGAATGCTTGATATTGAAGTAGATGGAGAGATGTACCATCGTGATTGGAATGGAGAGTTGTGTTATCGTGACCAGCTTAGAAATCAACGCTTATATGAGATAGGCTGGGATGTAAAACGGTTCTGGGTGTACCAGATTCGAGATGCGCTTCCATGGTGCATAGAACAAATTCGAGAATGGATGAAATCTCAAGTTTAATTTATGCGGAACGTTAACTCGAGAGAGTAGTTTGAAGATTTGACAAATATCAGGGGCGTAGGGAATCGGCACGGCGATGATTAAGATCCGTCAAGTTCCCCTTTGTCGTTGGAGGTCTGTTTTTCATTATGTTAAATAAAAGGCGGAGCGGAGGGTTGCGCCAAATCCCCCGCTCCGCTTCTTGTATATTGTAGGGCGACCGCTGTCTTTTACATTCCAGCGCCGATCAGCGCCGCGCCGAGAGCTCCCGCGTATTGGGCGCGTTCGGGGATTATCACGCGGCGTTTCGTCTTTTTTTCGATCAGCTTTCCGAGCAGGCCGTTCTGCGCGCAGCCGCCGGTGAAACAGATGTCACCGTAATCAGATATCCGCGAAATTAGGTTTGCCGCGCGCTGGGCTACGGAGTCCAGCAGGCCGAGACAGATGGATTCTTTCGCCACGCCCTGCGCCAGCAGCCCGATGACCTCGGACTCCGCGAAGACGGTGCACATGTTGTTTATCGGCTGGAAGGGCGTATTCTCCGGGATCGCGGCGAAGTCCTGGAGCGAACAGCCTAGGTGTACCGCCATGTTCTGGAGGAAGCGCCCCGTGCCGGCGGCGCACTTGTCATTCATGAGGAAGTCTGTAACTCTGCCGTCGGGGCCGAGGGTTATCACCTTTGAGTCCTGTCCGCCGATGTCGAGCACCGTTGAAGCCTCCGGCGCGAGGTAGTGCGCGCCCGCGGCGTGGCAGGTGATCTCTGTGACGCGCTTGTCGGCCTGAAAGACGTTTCTCCCATAACCAGTTGCCGTGACGTGGAGGTCCTCGTTTTTAAGTATATGTCCGCGCCTCCTCACCTGAGCCACCGCCTTTGCCGCGCTCTCCCCAGGTGTCCAGCCGGTGGGGGTTAGGTAGAATTCAAAGCCGCTGCCGTTCCAGAGGACGCCCTTGGTCGCGGTGGAGCCGATGTCGATGCCGATGCTGGCCATCACAGCATCTCCGTGAAGGCGCCGAACCTGGTGGCGAGCTGCCCGAGGTCGCCCTGTGAATAGTCGGTCTCCACCGCGATGTAGGGAATGCCCTCGCCGGCGAGGAACTGGCGGATGGAGTAGGATTCGACGTTGTATGTGTGACAGGCCTGAAGGATGACGTCTACGACGCCGTCGGCGCGGTATCTTTCCGCGTAGTGGCGCAGCAGCTCTTCGCGACCCTCGTTAGGCGACATGACGGAGCAGGGGATGGAGAGATATTTTTCCGCGAGCGCGTCAAGCGGGGCGATATCCTCGCGGACCTTATAGTGCGAGCATTTAAGGTTGCCGCAGTTTTCAAAGCCGACGACGAGCGAGGCGCATTCCGGAGATTCGAGGATGTCGACGATCTTTTCCAGAGATTTCCCCATTGGGCAGCCGGTGATGAGGATGCGGTGGGCGGCGATATCCTGACGGCGCTGGCCGTCGATGTAATTTTCCAGTATTTTATCAACGAGTTCATTGACCTTCGCCACGCTCTTTTCATAGTCGAAGGTGAATTTGAGATAGTCCGATACGAGCATGATCTCTTTGCCCGTTATTACGGCGTCCGGCAGCTTTGAGAGGTCGTAAAAGCGCATTGCCGCGGCGTGCATCGTGTTTCTGAGCGCTATGGACTCCGCGAGCTTTTTGTCGGTTATCTCTGTGCCGCAGAGCTCTTCAAGCGCCTCTTTGAGCGCGGTGATCTCCCCCTTCCAGAGTTCGAGGCTCATGGGGTGCTCCCTGCGCTGCGGCAGCTGCATGACGTGGGTCGGGCGCAGCCTTCCGAGCAGTTCGTACATCTTCTTTTTACCGTCGCATGTGGTCTCTCCGACGACCATGTCGCAGAAGTGGAAGTAAGGACAGGTGTCGGTCAGCGCAAAGCCGTAGCTCGACTTTATGAGCGGACAGAGGTTGCGCGGCAGGTGTTTTTCCGCCGCTGCGATCGGTTTGTCGCTTGTGCTGCACAGAGAGACGGAGATGCCGCCGGCGGCGTTGACGAGCTCCCACGGCGTGAACGTGCAGTAGGTACCGATCACCGGACGCCCGGCCTCTTTAAGTTCCTTTACGGCTACGGGGCCGTTGTGGACGGCCTCGCGCATTTCATCAAATATCTGATCTATATTATTGTACATATAATGCTCCCCCTTTTATCTGACCTGTCGTATGTTTAATGGCGCGCTGCATCAAGAGGCGCGCGCGGCAGATAAAGTAAGAGGGCAAGAGTGGCTTTTTCGAGGATTTACCGAAGGCCTCCGCGCCGCGCGCTCACTATAGACAGCAATGCAGTCCCTGCATCAAGACCGGCTCAGGTAAAAAATATCGCTGTGCGCAGCATCTGGCTTCACCTCCGAGAATAACTTTTTATATTCTACAATATAATGCCGCCGCCGATAAACATAACGCGGCAAGATTTGTTATAATGCACATAAAGGAAGATATGCATTATTCCCGTTGTCTGTTCCGTTATCTGTTATAGTATCTTGATATACGGATCTTCGACGCGGGTGTGCAAAAACCGCCTCCGGCAAAGAGAGATGATTTACTTGGAAAGAAAGAGAGAGATCAAACGCTGCATCATAATTACCGGCATGTCGGGCGCGGGAAAGTCATCCGCCCTAAATGTCTTTGAGGATCAGGGCTTTTACGCGATAGACAATCTGCCCCCCACGCTTCTGCCGCAGCTTCTCGAAGTGCTTGAGGGCCATCAGTCCGCGGTGCGCAACGGCGTCGCGGCGGTGGTCGACGTTCGTGGCCAGGATTTGCTGAACGACCTTGTCAACGTCGCCGCCAGACTCCGGGAGAAAAA is drawn from Cloacibacillus porcorum and contains these coding sequences:
- a CDS encoding acyl-CoA dehydratase activase yields the protein MASIGIDIGSTATKGVLWNGSGFEFYLTPTGWTPGESAAKAVAQVRRRGHILKNEDLHVTATGYGRNVFQADKRVTEITCHAAGAHYLAPEASTVLDIGGQDSKVITLGPDGRVTDFLMNDKCAAGTGRFLQNMAVHLGCSLQDFAAIPENTPFQPINNMCTVFAESEVIGLLAQGVAKESICLGLLDSVAQRAANLISRISDYGDICFTGGCAQNGLLGKLIEKKTKRRVIIPERAQYAGALGAALIGAGM
- a CDS encoding double-cubane-cluster-containing anaerobic reductase translates to MYNNIDQIFDEMREAVHNGPVAVKELKEAGRPVIGTYCTFTPWELVNAAGGISVSLCSTSDKPIAAAEKHLPRNLCPLIKSSYGFALTDTCPYFHFCDMVVGETTCDGKKKMYELLGRLRPTHVMQLPQRREHPMSLELWKGEITALKEALEELCGTEITDKKLAESIALRNTMHAAAMRFYDLSKLPDAVITGKEIMLVSDYLKFTFDYEKSVAKVNELVDKILENYIDGQRRQDIAAHRILITGCPMGKSLEKIVDILESPECASLVVGFENCGNLKCSHYKVREDIAPLDALAEKYLSIPCSVMSPNEGREELLRHYAERYRADGVVDVILQACHTYNVESYSIRQFLAGEGIPYIAVETDYSQGDLGQLATRFGAFTEML